The sequence below is a genomic window from Nitrosomonas sp..
CCGGCGAGGCCGCCAATCAGTGCTCCCGCAGCTGCCCCGGCCAAAGTACCTTGCGCAGTACCTCGCTGAGTTTCGGACATATTTGCACAACTGCTGAGCAGTAGGCTTACAGTTGTTACCATAATCACTGTACGATGCATATAACCTCCTTTTAAACAGGATTTTTTAAAATAAGTAAAATGACATGTGCTTCAATACGCGTCTGACATGCTATTCATTTTACAGTGTCAACGCTATATTATATGTCTTGCTATTTTGTTATCAAAGGAATCTATTATTGTGGATAAAAATGTTATTTCATGTGAATTGCATGACTTCGTTGAAGTGGCTTGTATGTATGGCTATCAGGTCAAACTGATTTTAAAAAACGAACAAACAATAGAAGGTAAAGCAGTCGATATTGTTCAATCTGCCGATAAGCGTGAATGTCTAGTGCTCGATAGCGGATCAAAACAGCAAGTCGATTTGATGGAATTATCAAAAATGCAGGTGTTGACACCCAATGCAAAATTTACCGAGGTTGTTTTTTAGCTTGTTCTTACCTGATTCAAACAAACATGTCTGAGTTCCAGTTCCATGAAACGCATTATTCGGTTTGGACTGACTCTTCTGGTTTCGTTGCTATTGTTGGTGAGTGGCTTAATACTCGTCATCGTGAATCTTGATTCAAATTCCTTTAAACCCGTCATTCAATACGGGGTTAAAGAAAGCACGCAGCGTTCATTAAATATTGCCGGAGATTTGCAGATCGATTTTTATCCGCAGATCGATATCCGGTTGAGCAACATGACACTGAGTGAATTTCAGAATGACGATCAATTTGCATCGATTGAACAAGCTCAGCTATCTCTGTCATTGTGGTCACTGCTGCGTAAACAGATCAATGTCGATACCCTGAAGATCAAAGGCCTGAGTGCCAGACTGGTTCGATATGAGGACGGCCGTACGAATATTGAGGATTTGCTGGAAGATGACGGGCAACCGTTAACGTTTTCATTTGATATTGGGCGGATTGAAATTGACATGGGTCGATTGGCTTTGCATGATGAGATGATGCAGGAGACTTTTATTCTGGATACCCTGAATCTGACAACCGGCCGGATTGCAACCGGATCGATTGAGCAGGTCAATGTGAGCAGCCAATTATTCAGGAGTGGTATTGAGACTGTTGAGAGTGATAGCAATGTGCAGCAATTGGTTTTTGATGCACAATTTGAAGCACGGCATATTTCTTTTAACGACCAAAAAATTGTGAGTGGTCCCGTGGCCATGACTATTCAACGTGAGGAGCCTGGCAACTATTTGAACGCAACGATTTCGATTCCTGGGATACACCAGTCGAATGGCAATCTTGCCAGTACACGGTTGCATGCCGAATTGTTATCAAGACAAAACGAGCACACACTGCAGATTGCTATAGATGGTTTGCTTGCCGCCCGGTTAAATGACCAACACTGGGCTTTTACAGATTCCAATACAAACGTTATCGTGTCTGCTTCAGAAAATAAAAAACTGATCAGCGCCTGTTTTTCCGGAAAATTGGATTTGGACATGGCTTCGGAAGTGTTGCAAATAGACATACAGGGGGATCTGGCTGACACGCATCTGGATGCCGTTGTACATCTGCAAAATTTTTCCGAACAGAACATAGTGTTTAATGTACAGCTGGATCAGCTTGACCTGGACTCGTTTTTGCCATTGCAACAATTTGAATTTCAGATGAATACCGATAGTGAAAAAAACGAATTGGCAACAAATATAATGACAATCCCCGATTTTTCGATACTAAACCGTATAAACCTGAGCGGCGCGATCCAGATTGGACAATTATTTGCCGGGGACATCCAGGCTTCAGGTATCCAGTTATCCATAGAACCGGGGCAGCATCATTTTGACTTGAAACAATTGATTCATTAACAGGGTGTTCAATGTCGAGTATTGCCGAACAATTAATCTCATGGCAGAAAAAAAGCGGACGTCATCATCTGCCCTGGCAAGAAAATTCGGATCCGTATGCGGTGTGGATATCAGAAATCATGCTGCAACAAACTCAGGTGAGTACCGTCATCCCGTACTATCAGCGGTTTACAGAACGATTTCCCGATATTTCTAGTCTGGCGCAGGCACCTATCGATGAAGTGCTGGCACACTGGAGTGGGTTGGGGTATTACGCGCGTGCACGGCATTTGCATCAGACTGCCTGCAGGATCGTGCAAAATCATCGGAATGTATTTCCCGGGCAACGTGAGGATATACAGCAACTACCCGGTATAGGCCGTTCGACTGCGGCGGCGATAGCCGTTTTTGCCTTTGGTCGGCGGGAAGCAATTCTGGACGGAAATGTCAAACGCGTTTTTGCCCGTTATTTTGGAATTGGGCGATATCCGGGTGAATCTGCTACGCTGAAGGAATTATGGCGTTTGGCTGAAGAATCATTGCCTGAGACGGGTGCCCCGGATGCAATCAAGGTGTATACGCAGGCTCTCATGGATCTGGGAGCTACAGTGTGCATGCGCCGCAAACCGCTTTGCGGTCAGTGCCCGTTGCAAAAGGCCTGTATTGCGAGGATTGAAAACCGCATTGCGCTGTTACCCGTACCCAGGCCAAAAAAACATCTGACCGTAAAAGAAACTGTATTTATGATTTACCGCGGCAAGCAGAAGTTATTGTTGGAAAGAAGACCCGACACTGGGATTTGGGGCGGTTTATGGTGTTTTCCTGAAAAGCGGCTCGATGATCATTGTATATTTGAGATGCACAAGGCACAGCCTGTCGAATTGCCGAGGCTGCTGCATACTTTTACACATTTCAAGTTGTCGATAACGCCTTTTCTTCAGGATGTGAGCACAAAAAAAGATATCCCGGATTCGTTGATCTGGGTACAACCCAACAAGGTACTTGAACTGGGGATACCGGCGCCAGTCAAGAAATTGATTCAGAAACATTTTTTATACTGAAAATAACAAATAATGGAAAGCTGGCAAGCGTGGCGAAAAAGCGTACGAAAAAAAATCATTGCGGATCGTATGGCAGTGTCCGATGCGTTGCACCGGCAATGGAGTTTGACGATTTCTGCCGCTTTGCAGCAAGGATTCCCGGGTTTAAAAAAAATGAACATCAGCCTATACTGGCCGTTTCGCGGTGAATATGATCCGAGGGATGCGGTTCGGTATTTTATGGAAGCAGGTGCGACCCTGGCTTTGCCGGAAGTCATTGATAAAAACAGGCCGCTTTGTTTTCGCGAATGGTGGCCGGATGCGCCAATGAGGGCAGGCGCCTACAATATTCCGGTACCGCAGGGAACACCTTGCATTCAACCGGATGCCCTGATTGTGCCGATGGTCGGTTTCGATGAACAAGGCTACCGGCTTGGTTATGGCAGCGGTTATTTTGATCGTACACTGGCAACATATTCAACATGCCCGCTAACAATTGGCGTGGCTTTTGAATTACAGCGGCTGGACAATGTACATCCGCAATTGCACGATATTGCGATGCAGTATGTGGTGACTGAG
It includes:
- a CDS encoding 5-formyltetrahydrofolate cyclo-ligase, with protein sequence MESWQAWRKSVRKKIIADRMAVSDALHRQWSLTISAALQQGFPGLKKMNISLYWPFRGEYDPRDAVRYFMEAGATLALPEVIDKNRPLCFREWWPDAPMRAGAYNIPVPQGTPCIQPDALIVPMVGFDEQGYRLGYGSGYFDRTLATYSTCPLTIGVAFELQRLDNVHPQLHDIAMQYVVTEAGIFQADQQILKPVSIKQCALDNAIA
- a CDS encoding AsmA family protein, with translation MKRIIRFGLTLLVSLLLLVSGLILVIVNLDSNSFKPVIQYGVKESTQRSLNIAGDLQIDFYPQIDIRLSNMTLSEFQNDDQFASIEQAQLSLSLWSLLRKQINVDTLKIKGLSARLVRYEDGRTNIEDLLEDDGQPLTFSFDIGRIEIDMGRLALHDEMMQETFILDTLNLTTGRIATGSIEQVNVSSQLFRSGIETVESDSNVQQLVFDAQFEARHISFNDQKIVSGPVAMTIQREEPGNYLNATISIPGIHQSNGNLASTRLHAELLSRQNEHTLQIAIDGLLAARLNDQHWAFTDSNTNVIVSASENKKLISACFSGKLDLDMASEVLQIDIQGDLADTHLDAVVHLQNFSEQNIVFNVQLDQLDLDSFLPLQQFEFQMNTDSEKNELATNIMTIPDFSILNRINLSGAIQIGQLFAGDIQASGIQLSIEPGQHHFDLKQLIH
- a CDS encoding Rho-binding antiterminator, producing MDKNVISCELHDFVEVACMYGYQVKLILKNEQTIEGKAVDIVQSADKRECLVLDSGSKQQVDLMELSKMQVLTPNAKFTEVVF
- the mutY gene encoding A/G-specific adenine glycosylase codes for the protein MSSIAEQLISWQKKSGRHHLPWQENSDPYAVWISEIMLQQTQVSTVIPYYQRFTERFPDISSLAQAPIDEVLAHWSGLGYYARARHLHQTACRIVQNHRNVFPGQREDIQQLPGIGRSTAAAIAVFAFGRREAILDGNVKRVFARYFGIGRYPGESATLKELWRLAEESLPETGAPDAIKVYTQALMDLGATVCMRRKPLCGQCPLQKACIARIENRIALLPVPRPKKHLTVKETVFMIYRGKQKLLLERRPDTGIWGGLWCFPEKRLDDHCIFEMHKAQPVELPRLLHTFTHFKLSITPFLQDVSTKKDIPDSLIWVQPNKVLELGIPAPVKKLIQKHFLY